GCAGTGCTGAACAAATCAATTATCTCCATTTGAAAAAATGTCTGAATAATGAGTAATGCAAAAATGATTATTATTGTTTTCCATTGGAATTTTAATGCAACACTTAAAAACTTTTTCATAATACTAAATTAGTTTTAACATTAAAAAAAATTTTCCATCACTGTGCCACGAATATATCTCCTATGAATTAAGAAGAAAAATTTAGCCATTACATTAATCTTCGTTGTGAATCAATAAAACTGGGTTCATTAACCTTATCTACAACATCATCATCTTTAACCTCACCAATCAGCAATGGATAATCCGGATTATGCAACTTTTGATTCTTTTTGACCAGTTTCATGTTGCTGTTTGCGTAACACTCTTTAAATTATTTATTACAATTTTGATTTTTGTTTGATATGATACGAGCAAATAATAGTAAAAAAGTAGCGGAATTATCCACTACTTAGGGAATTTTGTTTCATATTTAAAAAAAATAATCAATATTATATATAATGAAAAATACATTATATTACAACACATAATGAAAAATTAATTATATAATTCAAAATACAATATATGACATTATATAATGAAAAATACATTATATGAGGGAAACAAATGGATGAAATTGCAAGCATAACTGATGCAAATTTAACCGAAACACAATTTTTCAACCGAACAGATGAAATCAACATATTATCAAACTTATTAATCAGCACTGAATTCAACTCTTCGCCTACAATACTCCTAACAGGGATTAGAGGGGTTGGAAAAACAGCACTTATCAAAAAAATCAAAAATAAATTCAAAAGAGAATATTTAGTTGTAGACATCGATTTATCCAGAAGCGATGCATACCAACAAAAAAACCTCACAAGAGCAAGCATAATTAAAATAATTTATGACACAATTATCAAATCATCCAAAGAACTTGGCTTAAAAACGATTAACAAGCAAATAGAAAAATATTTTAAAACAAAAAATTTCAAAATAGATAAACTTTTATCCTATGAACACATTCCAATTCCAATATTCGAAAGCGAAGACAATTACGAAAAATTAGCTGAATTTGTAATGGAATTACCTCAAAAAATTTATGAAGACAATACTGATAAACTAAAAGGCGTTTTCATATTCATTGATGAAATCCAATTAATGAAAGATTTAGGTGATGAACTGAATGGATTTTTATGGTACATGCGCAGTTTCATCCAAACACAAAAAAATGTTGCATACCTATTTTGCGGAAGCATGAGCTTAAAAGATAGTTTAATAAATGATTTGAATGGAAATCAAGGAGCATTTGGAGGAAGGATGCTGACAATTGAAATTCAACCATTTTCAAAACAAACCACTGAAAACTATATTAAATCAATGACAAGAAACATACAGCTCGATGATGATGGATTTGAAAGATTTTACAAATGTACACGTGGAATTCCATATTACATCAATATATTTGCAAAATATCTTCCCGAAAACATAACCTTAACTGAAAATAATATCATTGAATTATTCAAGGATTCAATTGATTATCTCGCTATCCATTTCATATACATGTGGTCTAAATTAACATTTCAAGAACAAAAAATCATAATTTCACTACTTGAAAATCCAAAAAAAAGAATAGAAGTAGCAAATTACCTCAAAGTAACCAGCGGATCACTAAACAGACCACTAAATCGCCTTCTAGATTACGATTTAATTGAATATGCAAATGACAAATATCAAATTACAGACCCTATTTTCACATACTGGCTTAAGAACAGTTATGAAAAAAATGGAATATATCCATTTAGAAGTATTTAAAACAACTTAGATTGTACATCAATATAGCTAGGTTCCCTAACCTCGTTTACAACATCATCATCTTTAACTTCCCCAATTAGCAATGGCCAATTATGATTATGCAACTTTTGGTTCTTTTTGACTAGCTTCATGTTGCTGTTGGTATAACACACTTCAAAAATATCTACTACTTTTAGTGAAATTTATTCTATACTATTAAATCAAAACTCAATAGTTTCTGCCAACACCCAAAGCATTTAAAAAAAAAAGGAAATGAGAGATTGTCTCTCATTGTTTTTTAATATTTATATTTTTTAATCGCAGCGTTAGAATTAAAATAGCTGCTAACACGATGGCTAATCCATACATTACGGAGGCCATTGCATTCTGAATAATTATATCTGCAGTATTCACAACAATACTGTCTTGTCCCTCTATAGTGTCTAATTTTTGGAAGTAATCATAGACAGCCTGATGGAATTGCTCATCTCCGGAATAATCCGGCGCATAGGTATCGACTGCAGTACTAATACCGCCCATAACTCCAAGAATTAGAATTATTCCAATGATTGCTGTACCCAATGATGAACCTAATGTCTCACCAGTTGAAATAATACCAGATGCATTATTTTGGCCTTCAGCAGGAACATAGAATAATGAAGCATCCGTTGCTAAAGCCATCATAAAACTCCCCAGTCCACACAGTTGGAGCCTTTACATTTACTTGCATCATTGATGGTTTGTTTATCAGTCTTTTGTGAATCGAAATACTTGAGATATAATTTAATATTTGGCAGTCACTGAAATTCTTGAAAAATCAGATTTTATCTAACGAATAATTTTCACAAAAACACCTATAAAACATATTATTCCTCTATAACATTATATGCAAATAAATAGAAATATGTCCATATGACAGTTAAAGAGATTTCAGAATATATAACATTTCCAAGAACTTTTGAAAAATACAGATGGTACACACCTATACTTGTTTTCATAATAGGTGCAATAATATTTTTAATACTCAACCTACTATTAATTGCCGTTTTCTATGCAATATGTGGAGAAAACATTATGGTCCAACTCCTGCATGGAAGATATGAAGTCATGAACTCCGAGATAGGCGAAATCTATTCTCATTTGGCAATAGCCATCATGATTCCATCTTTGTACCTTGCAACTAAAATTGTTAAGGACAGACCGTTTTCCTCATACTCCTCTTCACGTGGAGGATGGAACACCCAACTCTATCTCAAGGCATTTATAATCCCGTTTATTTTATTCCTTGTCGTTGGAATTATTGAATCCGTAATACTGGGTAATGGGGGAAATTATCATTTTACAATACTGTTTTTTATAA
This sequence is a window from uncultured Methanobrevibacter sp.. Protein-coding genes within it:
- a CDS encoding CPBP family intramembrane glutamic endopeptidase, whose product is MTVKEISEYITFPRTFEKYRWYTPILVFIIGAIIFLILNLLLIAVFYAICGENIMVQLLHGRYEVMNSEIGEIYSHLAIAIMIPSLYLATKIVKDRPFSSYSSSRGGWNTQLYLKAFIIPFILFLVVGIIESVILGNGGNYHFTILFFIILLIVVPLQCIAEEYVFRGLLMQTLGSWFNIPLLAIILQAIIFGFTHGYNGIGNIGIIISGLVMGFLAWKANGLEVSSAFHTANNLSFSLLVMFGIQSTTSTIVMSDLIISTMSTVIFGILLYYIGKRSNWFGEIPETLQEDDS
- a CDS encoding ATP-binding protein, encoding MDEIASITDANLTETQFFNRTDEINILSNLLISTEFNSSPTILLTGIRGVGKTALIKKIKNKFKREYLVVDIDLSRSDAYQQKNLTRASIIKIIYDTIIKSSKELGLKTINKQIEKYFKTKNFKIDKLLSYEHIPIPIFESEDNYEKLAEFVMELPQKIYEDNTDKLKGVFIFIDEIQLMKDLGDELNGFLWYMRSFIQTQKNVAYLFCGSMSLKDSLINDLNGNQGAFGGRMLTIEIQPFSKQTTENYIKSMTRNIQLDDDGFERFYKCTRGIPYYINIFAKYLPENITLTENNIIELFKDSIDYLAIHFIYMWSKLTFQEQKIIISLLENPKKRIEVANYLKVTSGSLNRPLNRLLDYDLIEYANDKYQITDPIFTYWLKNSYEKNGIYPFRSI